One stretch of Thermithiobacillus tepidarius DSM 3134 DNA includes these proteins:
- the waaC gene encoding lipopolysaccharide heptosyltransferase I: MKLLVVKLSSLGDVIHLLPALTDLHRRLPAVRVDWLVEPAFAEMPGWHPAVEQVIPIGLRQLKKSWWRAPAELARLRRRLRAARYGRVIDAQGLIKSAVLARLAGARVGGLDARSAREPLAGRLYHDAFPVSWEQHAIERNRQLLAQAFDYALEGLPLDYGLDAFRGRALAEPLEELAPFVQRPFLVGLHGTTWDTKHWPEIYWHQLAKICTLQGLRLLLPWGNAAERERALRIQAANPASAMVLPRLPLGRLARLLVRAEGYVGVDTGLAHLAAALGVPGVSLYGPTDPARTGVRGPGQEQLASTLECAPCLRRRCPLPATAEGLIPCQAALQPQEVLDALNRLLLD; encoded by the coding sequence TGATTCATCTCCTGCCCGCCTTGACGGACTTGCACCGGCGCCTGCCCGCCGTGCGGGTGGACTGGCTGGTGGAGCCGGCCTTTGCCGAGATGCCCGGCTGGCACCCGGCGGTGGAGCAGGTCATTCCAATCGGCCTGCGGCAGCTCAAGAAAAGCTGGTGGCGGGCGCCGGCTGAATTGGCGCGGTTGCGCCGGCGGCTGCGGGCGGCGCGCTACGGGCGCGTGATCGACGCCCAGGGACTGATCAAGAGCGCGGTGCTGGCGCGCCTGGCCGGCGCGCGCGTGGGTGGGCTCGATGCCCGCAGCGCGCGCGAGCCCCTGGCCGGCCGCCTCTATCACGACGCCTTCCCGGTGTCCTGGGAGCAGCACGCCATCGAGCGCAACCGCCAACTGCTGGCCCAGGCCTTCGATTACGCGCTGGAGGGCTTGCCCCTGGACTACGGCTTGGATGCCTTCCGCGGTCGGGCGTTGGCCGAGCCGCTGGAGGAATTGGCGCCCTTCGTGCAGCGGCCCTTTCTGGTCGGCCTGCACGGCACGACCTGGGACACCAAGCACTGGCCGGAGATCTACTGGCATCAGCTCGCCAAGATCTGCACCCTGCAAGGATTGCGTTTGCTGCTGCCCTGGGGCAATGCCGCCGAGCGCGAGCGCGCCCTGCGCATCCAGGCCGCCAATCCCGCCAGCGCCATGGTCCTGCCGCGCCTGCCGCTCGGTCGCCTGGCGCGCCTGCTGGTGCGCGCCGAAGGCTATGTGGGAGTGGACACGGGTTTGGCCCATCTGGCCGCGGCTCTCGGGGTGCCGGGCGTTTCCCTCTACGGGCCCACGGACCCCGCGCGCACCGGCGTGCGCGGTCCCGGCCAGGAGCAGTTGGCCAGCACCCTCGAGTGCGCTCCCTGCCTGCGGCGCCGCTGCCCGCTGCCGGCCACCGCCGAGGGCCTGATCCCCTGTCAGGCGGCTCTGCAGCCCCAGGAGGTCCTCGATGCCCTCAACCGTCTGCTGCTAGATTGA
- a CDS encoding tyrosine-protein phosphatase, which yields MPSNPLPLMTPAERLRAHLRVFFVDHGIFRSLFYANFHRVSPRAFRSAQPSPRQLRRWQRRHGIRTVLNIRGSGWHEAHVRLEAEVCDALGVHLESVHGFGSRDLPTREDLNKLPALFERLEYPVLFHCKSGADRAGFLSVLYLHLREGVPLEEARRQLRLLPFGHIKHANTGILDFFFQSYLAYAARHPGTDFLTWVNTAYEREALLRAFRPWYSLNWVTDKLLRRE from the coding sequence ATGCCCAGCAATCCCTTGCCTTTGATGACACCCGCCGAGCGCCTGCGCGCTCACTTGCGGGTCTTTTTCGTGGACCACGGCATCTTCCGCAGCCTGTTCTACGCCAACTTCCACCGTGTTTCGCCGCGCGCCTTCCGCTCGGCCCAGCCCTCGCCGCGCCAGCTCCGCCGCTGGCAACGCCGCCACGGCATCCGGACCGTGCTCAACATCCGCGGCAGCGGCTGGCACGAGGCCCACGTGCGCCTGGAGGCGGAGGTCTGCGATGCCTTGGGCGTGCATCTGGAGTCGGTCCATGGCTTCGGCTCCCGCGATCTGCCCACCCGCGAGGACCTCAACAAGCTGCCGGCGCTCTTCGAGCGGCTGGAATATCCGGTGCTGTTCCATTGCAAGTCCGGCGCCGACCGCGCCGGCTTCCTGAGCGTGCTGTACCTGCATCTGCGCGAGGGCGTGCCGCTGGAAGAGGCCCGACGCCAGCTGCGCCTCTTGCCCTTCGGCCACATCAAGCACGCCAACACCGGCATCCTGGACTTCTTCTTCCAAAGCTATCTCGCCTATGCGGCGCGGCATCCGGGCACCGATTTCCTGACCTGGGTCAACACGGCCTACGAGCGCGAGGCCCTGCTGCGCGCCTTCCGGCCCTGGTACAGCCTGAACTGGGTCACCGACAAGCTGCTGCGCCGGGAGTGA
- the waaA gene encoding lipid IV(A) 3-deoxy-D-manno-octulosonic acid transferase — MNRITYAWLLRLASPFLLVYLAGRALLDRRYRDRWWQRFGFVPRQPGPLIWVHAVSVGEALAAVPLVRALRERYPHHQVLMTTVTPTGAEVVAARLGDAVQHVYAPYDLPGAVRRFLRRTRPALGIVMETEVWPNLYHYAARQGVPMALANARLSDRSTRGYRRFIRLIGPALRQLSLIAAQSEADAERYRALGAEHVYVTGNLKFDLPDQREHFIRGRALRRQWGARPVWVFGSTHAGEEELALEVLARLRRCFPDLLLVLVPRHPQRFDGVAELLRAQALPFVRHSRREVPGPGDAVLLGDTLGELSDLYGAADVVTVGGSFVPVGGHNVLEAAALGKPVSFGPHMHNFREISAKVLAAGAGAQSMDAAALESQLARWLAQPGEAEAVGARGLQVVDENRGALAWTLRLLPLAPD, encoded by the coding sequence GTGAACCGCATCACCTACGCCTGGCTCCTGCGCCTGGCCAGTCCCTTCCTGCTCGTCTATCTCGCCGGCCGCGCGCTGCTGGACCGCCGCTATCGCGACCGCTGGTGGCAGCGCTTCGGCTTCGTGCCGCGCCAGCCGGGCCCGCTGATCTGGGTGCACGCGGTGAGCGTGGGCGAGGCACTGGCGGCGGTGCCGCTGGTGCGCGCCCTGCGCGAGCGCTATCCGCATCACCAAGTGCTGATGACCACAGTGACGCCCACGGGGGCGGAGGTGGTGGCGGCGCGCCTGGGCGATGCCGTGCAGCACGTTTACGCGCCCTACGACCTGCCGGGCGCGGTGCGGCGCTTTCTGCGGCGCACCCGGCCGGCGCTCGGCATCGTCATGGAAACCGAGGTCTGGCCCAACCTGTACCACTACGCCGCCCGCCAAGGCGTGCCCATGGCCCTGGCCAATGCCCGCCTGTCCGACCGCTCCACCCGCGGCTATCGACGCTTCATTCGCCTGATCGGCCCGGCCCTGCGGCAATTGAGCCTCATCGCTGCCCAGAGTGAGGCCGATGCCGAGCGTTACCGCGCTCTGGGCGCCGAGCACGTCTACGTCACCGGCAATCTCAAGTTCGATCTGCCGGACCAGCGCGAGCACTTCATCCGCGGCCGCGCCCTGCGCCGGCAGTGGGGCGCGCGGCCGGTCTGGGTCTTCGGCTCCACCCACGCCGGGGAAGAAGAATTGGCCCTCGAAGTGCTGGCCCGGCTGCGCCGGTGCTTCCCGGATCTCCTGCTGGTGCTGGTGCCGCGCCATCCGCAGCGCTTCGACGGCGTGGCCGAGCTGCTCCGGGCGCAGGCACTGCCTTTCGTGCGCCACAGCCGCCGGGAGGTGCCGGGACCCGGTGATGCCGTGCTGCTGGGCGACACCTTGGGCGAGCTGTCCGATCTCTACGGAGCGGCGGACGTGGTCACGGTGGGCGGCAGCTTCGTGCCGGTGGGCGGCCACAACGTGCTGGAGGCGGCGGCCCTGGGCAAGCCGGTGAGCTTCGGACCGCACATGCACAATTTCCGCGAGATCAGCGCCAAGGTGCTGGCCGCCGGCGCGGGTGCGCAGAGCATGGACGCCGCGGCGCTGGAAAGCCAGTTGGCCCGCTGGCTCGCCCAGCCGGGCGAGGCGGAGGCGGTCGGCGCGCGGGGGCTGCAGGTGGTGGACGAGAATCGCGGCGCCCTGGCCTGGACCCTGCGGCTCCTGCCGCTCGCCCCGGACTAG
- a CDS encoding GlsB/YeaQ/YmgE family stress response membrane protein, whose amino-acid sequence MGILGWIIFGLIVGALAKWIMPGRDPGGIFITILLGIAGALIGGFIASALGLGSANSFTIGSMVIAILGALLLLFIYRKMRA is encoded by the coding sequence ATGGGCATTCTTGGATGGATTATCTTCGGTTTGATCGTCGGCGCACTGGCCAAGTGGATCATGCCCGGCCGTGACCCCGGCGGCATCTTCATTACCATACTGCTGGGCATTGCCGGCGCGCTGATTGGCGGCTTCATTGCCAGCGCCCTGGGTCTGGGCTCGGCCAACAGCTTTACCATAGGCAGCATGGTCATCGCCATCCTCGGCGCGTTGCTGCTGCTCTTCATCTACCGCAAGATGCGCGCCTGA
- a CDS encoding BON domain-containing protein, with translation MVKRRNQDPSRPEPTTPEAPNAVVGGHLPRDENYLPEDEDYLPDDEPLPGDSWLEAQGERDETGRRMPLPSEDTGDLLEDPPSGTTDNYLAAAEEGLSYEPPETPVPDAHFDEREDQDEGVILAETEGLEREDMLPAPDEARAQSEDLLRDVLDAVRAAGEFDEEQLDISVVDDIVTVRGEVHSLEALDSLLQSIEAVPGVSEVIDEVYVVGD, from the coding sequence ATGGTCAAGAGACGCAACCAGGATCCCTCACGGCCGGAGCCGACCACGCCCGAGGCGCCGAACGCCGTGGTCGGCGGCCACCTGCCGCGCGACGAAAACTACCTGCCCGAGGATGAGGACTACCTGCCGGACGACGAGCCCCTGCCCGGCGACAGCTGGCTGGAGGCCCAGGGCGAGCGCGACGAAACGGGCCGCCGCATGCCGCTGCCATCCGAGGACACGGGCGACCTGCTGGAGGACCCGCCCTCCGGCACCACGGACAATTACCTGGCCGCCGCCGAAGAGGGTCTGTCCTACGAGCCGCCCGAGACCCCGGTGCCCGATGCCCATTTCGACGAGCGCGAGGATCAGGACGAAGGCGTCATCCTGGCGGAAACCGAAGGGCTGGAGCGCGAGGACATGCTGCCCGCGCCTGACGAGGCCCGGGCGCAGAGCGAGGATCTGCTGCGCGATGTGCTCGATGCGGTCCGCGCCGCTGGCGAATTCGACGAGGAGCAGCTCGACATTTCGGTAGTCGACGACATTGTCACGGTGCGCGGCGAGGTCCACTCCCTGGAAGCGCTCGACAGCCTGCTGCAAAGCATCGAGGCCGTCCCAGGCGTTTCCGAGGTGATCGACGAAGTCTACGTAGTGGGTGATTAG
- a CDS encoding isochorismatase family protein encodes MAAPLLARADDSLLLLVDLQDKLLAGIVRDTRQSLLQHAGILAQAARLLDVPVLGTEQYPEGLGTTAAALRAHLPTAPVAKTRFSCCGVEAVDQAFAAEQRRCVVIAGVEAHICVLQTALHLLEQGYAPFVVEDAVASRSPAHKRNALARLRQAGVIVSNLESVLFEWLGDARHPAFKAVSALIR; translated from the coding sequence ATGGCCGCTCCCCTGCTCGCCCGCGCCGACGATTCCCTGCTTCTGCTCGTCGACCTGCAGGACAAGCTGCTCGCCGGCATCGTGCGCGACACGCGCCAGAGCTTGCTGCAGCACGCCGGCATCCTGGCGCAGGCGGCCCGGCTCCTGGATGTCCCCGTGCTCGGCACCGAGCAGTACCCCGAGGGCCTGGGCACCACCGCCGCCGCCCTGCGCGCGCACCTGCCCACCGCCCCCGTAGCCAAGACCCGCTTTTCCTGCTGCGGCGTGGAGGCGGTGGACCAAGCCTTCGCCGCCGAGCAGCGGCGCTGCGTCGTCATTGCCGGCGTCGAGGCGCACATCTGCGTGCTGCAGACCGCTCTCCATCTGTTAGAGCAGGGCTACGCGCCCTTCGTGGTCGAGGATGCGGTCGCTTCCCGCAGCCCGGCGCACAAGCGCAACGCCCTGGCCCGCCTGCGCCAGGCCGGGGTCATCGTCAGCAACCTGGAATCCGTTCTCTTCGAGTGGCTGGGCGACGCCCGCCATCCCGCCTTTAAGGCTGTCTCCGCCCTCATCCGCTGA
- a CDS encoding rhodanese-like domain-containing protein, producing the protein MQHIRPAQLRERLQEADVPFLLDVREPWEHQLAAIPGSRLIPMGQIPARLEEIPREREVVVYCHHGVRSMQVAYYLAHHGFQVTNLHGGIDAWSLEADPGTPRY; encoded by the coding sequence ATGCAGCACATCCGCCCGGCGCAACTGCGGGAGCGGCTCCAGGAGGCGGACGTTCCCTTCCTGCTGGACGTGCGCGAGCCCTGGGAACACCAGTTGGCCGCCATTCCCGGCAGCCGGCTCATCCCCATGGGCCAGATCCCGGCCCGGCTGGAGGAAATCCCGCGCGAACGCGAGGTGGTGGTGTACTGCCATCACGGCGTGCGCAGCATGCAGGTCGCCTATTATCTGGCGCATCACGGCTTCCAGGTGACCAACCTGCATGGCGGCATCGATGCCTGGTCGCTCGAAGCGGACCCCGGCACCCCGCGCTACTGA
- a CDS encoding protein-L-isoaspartate O-methyltransferase family protein — MDFELARRNMIESQIRTWEVLNNDVLETIARVKREEFVPAAYRKMAFADFQIPLGNGEVMWTPKLEARILQELDLRPADKVLEVGTGSGYFTALLASLAGHVFSVDDVAEFSQSAKAKLAAHGIDNVTLETGDAARGWDFHAAYDAIVITGSMPRLPAAFREALAINGRLIAIIGESPVMNAKRVTRVAEHAFEEEDLFETDVPALRNVEEERAFVF, encoded by the coding sequence ATGGATTTTGAGCTTGCCCGCCGCAACATGATCGAGTCCCAGATCCGGACCTGGGAAGTGCTGAACAACGATGTGCTGGAGACCATCGCCCGGGTCAAGCGCGAGGAGTTCGTGCCGGCCGCCTATCGCAAAATGGCTTTCGCGGATTTTCAGATCCCCCTGGGCAACGGCGAGGTGATGTGGACGCCCAAGCTGGAGGCGCGCATCCTGCAGGAGCTCGACTTGCGCCCCGCCGACAAGGTACTGGAGGTGGGCACCGGCAGCGGCTATTTCACCGCCCTGCTGGCCAGCCTGGCCGGACACGTGTTCTCCGTCGATGATGTCGCCGAGTTCAGCCAGTCCGCCAAGGCCAAACTGGCGGCCCACGGCATCGACAATGTCACCCTGGAGACCGGCGATGCCGCCCGCGGCTGGGATTTCCATGCCGCCTACGACGCCATCGTCATCACCGGCTCCATGCCGCGGCTGCCCGCCGCCTTCCGGGAGGCGCTCGCCATCAACGGCCGGCTGATCGCCATCATCGGCGAGTCGCCGGTGATGAACGCCAAGCGCGTCACGCGCGTAGCGGAGCACGCCTTCGAGGAAGAGGATCTCTTCGAGACGGACGTCCCCGCCCTGCGCAACGTCGAAGAAGAGCGGGCCTTCGTCTTCTGA
- the thiC gene encoding phosphomethylpyrimidine synthase ThiC has product MATNPQHLKVDEARLHAITTGPLPASRKIYVPGSLHPEIRVPMREISQTPTRVGHGATGADEPNPPVVVYDASGPYTDPEARIDVREGLAPVRASWIAARDDTEELAEISSAYGRQRLHDPTLDALRLSRAHRVRRARAGGNVTQMHYARQGIITPEMEFVAIRENQRREALAELAPALLKQHPGQSWGASIPKVITPEFVRDEIARGRAIIPANINHPELEPMIIGRNFLVKINANIGNSAVTSSIEEEVEKLVWAIRWGADTVMDLSTGKNIHETREWIIRNSPVPIGTVPIYQALEKVGGKAEDLTWEIFRDTLIEQAEQGVDYFTIHAGVLLRYVPLTAKRVTGIVSRGGSIMAKWCLAHHQENFLYTHFAEICEIMKAYDVSFSLGDGLRPGSVADANDEAQFGELETLGELTKIAWQHDVQVMIEGPGHVPMHMIHENMTKQLEVCHEAPFYTLGPLTTDIAPGYDHFTSGIGAAMIGWFGCAMLCYVTPKEHLGLPNKDDVKEGVITYKIAAHAADLAKGHPGAQIRDNALSKARFEFRWEDQFNLGLDPERARAYHDETLPQEGAKVAHFCSMCGPHFCSMKITQDVRDYADSLGVAAEEALQKGMEVKAVEFVQAGAEIYRKV; this is encoded by the coding sequence GTGGCCACGAATCCGCAACATCTCAAAGTCGACGAAGCCAGGCTCCACGCCATCACCACCGGGCCGTTGCCGGCCTCGCGCAAGATCTACGTCCCTGGCAGCCTCCACCCCGAGATCCGCGTGCCCATGCGCGAGATCAGCCAGACCCCGACCCGCGTCGGCCACGGCGCCACGGGCGCGGACGAGCCCAATCCGCCGGTGGTGGTCTATGACGCCAGCGGCCCCTACACCGATCCCGAAGCCCGGATCGACGTGCGCGAGGGCTTGGCGCCGGTGCGCGCGAGCTGGATCGCGGCGCGCGACGACACGGAGGAGTTGGCGGAGATCAGTTCCGCCTACGGCCGTCAGCGCCTGCACGACCCGACCCTGGACGCCCTGCGCCTGAGCCGCGCCCATCGCGTCCGGCGGGCCAGGGCGGGCGGCAACGTCACCCAGATGCACTATGCCCGCCAGGGCATCATCACCCCGGAAATGGAGTTCGTGGCCATCCGCGAGAACCAGCGCCGCGAAGCCCTGGCCGAGCTGGCGCCGGCGCTCTTGAAGCAGCACCCGGGCCAGAGCTGGGGCGCCAGCATCCCGAAGGTCATCACCCCCGAGTTCGTGCGCGACGAGATCGCCCGCGGGCGCGCCATCATACCCGCCAACATCAATCACCCCGAGCTGGAGCCCATGATCATCGGGCGCAACTTCCTGGTGAAGATCAATGCCAACATCGGCAACTCCGCCGTCACCTCCAGCATCGAGGAGGAGGTGGAAAAGCTGGTCTGGGCCATCCGCTGGGGCGCGGACACGGTCATGGATCTGTCCACCGGCAAGAACATCCACGAGACCCGCGAGTGGATCATCCGCAACTCGCCCGTGCCCATCGGCACCGTGCCCATCTACCAGGCGCTGGAAAAGGTGGGCGGCAAGGCCGAGGACCTCACCTGGGAGATCTTCCGCGACACGCTGATCGAGCAGGCGGAGCAGGGCGTGGACTACTTCACCATCCATGCCGGCGTGCTGCTGCGCTACGTGCCGCTGACCGCCAAGCGCGTCACCGGCATCGTTTCGCGCGGCGGCTCCATCATGGCCAAGTGGTGCCTGGCCCATCACCAGGAGAATTTCCTCTATACCCATTTCGCCGAAATCTGCGAGATCATGAAGGCCTACGACGTGTCCTTCAGCCTCGGCGACGGCTTGCGGCCCGGCAGCGTGGCCGATGCCAACGACGAGGCCCAGTTCGGCGAGCTGGAAACCCTGGGCGAGCTCACCAAGATCGCCTGGCAGCACGACGTGCAGGTCATGATCGAAGGCCCCGGCCACGTGCCCATGCACATGATCCACGAGAACATGACCAAGCAGCTGGAAGTCTGCCACGAGGCGCCCTTCTACACCCTGGGGCCGCTCACCACCGACATCGCGCCCGGCTACGACCACTTCACCAGCGGCATCGGCGCTGCCATGATCGGCTGGTTCGGCTGCGCCATGCTGTGCTACGTCACGCCCAAGGAGCACCTGGGCCTGCCCAACAAGGATGACGTCAAGGAAGGGGTGATCACTTACAAGATCGCCGCCCACGCGGCCGACCTGGCCAAGGGCCATCCCGGCGCGCAGATCCGCGACAACGCCTTGTCCAAGGCGCGCTTCGAGTTCCGCTGGGAGGATCAGTTCAACCTGGGCCTCGACCCGGAGCGGGCGCGCGCCTACCACGACGAGACCCTGCCCCAGGAGGGCGCCAAGGTCGCCCACTTCTGCTCCATGTGCGGCCCCCACTTCTGCTCCATGAAGATCACCCAGGACGTGCGCGACTACGCGGACAGCCTGGGGGTGGCGGCCGAGGAGGCCCTCCAAAAGGGCATGGAGGTGAAAGCGGTGGAGTTCGTGCAGGCGGGGGCGGAGATTTACCGGAAGGTGTAG